From Danio rerio strain Tuebingen ecotype United States chromosome 7, GRCz12tu, whole genome shotgun sequence, the proteins below share one genomic window:
- the hist1h2a11 gene encoding histone cluster 1 H2A family member 11, whose amino-acid sequence MSGRGKTGGKARAKAKTRSSRAGLQFPVGRVHRLLRKGNYAERVGAGAPVYLAAVLEYLTAEILELAGNAARDNKKTRIIPRHLQLAVRNDEELNKLLGGVTIAQGGVLPNIQAVLLPKKTEKAAKK is encoded by the coding sequence ATGAGCGGAAGAGGCAAAACAGGTGGAAAAGCCCGCGCCAAGGCCAAGACTCGCTCCTCTAGAGCAGGTCTGCAGTTCCCCGTTGGTCGCGTTCACAGACTTCTCCGCAAGGGTAACTATGCAGAGCGCGTCGGTGCCGGGGCTCCGGTGTACCTGGCCGCTGTGCTCGAGTATTTGACCGCTGAGATCCTGGAGTTGGCTGGAAACGCCGCTCGTGACAACAAGAAGACCCGCATCATCCCCCGACACCTTCAACTGGCCGTGCGCAATGATGAGGAGCTGAATAAGCTCCTGGGCGGAGTGACCATCGCTCAGGGCGGCGTGCTGCCCAACATCCAGGCCGTGCTGCTGCCCAAGAAGACCGAGAAGGCCGCCAAGAAGTAA
- the LOC137496134 gene encoding histone H3: protein MARTKQTARKSTGGKAPRKQLATKAARKSAPATGGVKKPHRYRPGTVALREIRRYQKSTELLIRKLPFQRLVREIAQDFKTDLRFQSSAVMALQEASEAYLVGLFEDTNLCAIHAKRVTIMPKDIQLARRIRGERA from the coding sequence ATGGCAAGAACTAAGCAGACCGCTCGTAAATCTACCGGAGGAAAGGCTCCAAGGAAGCAGCTTGCTACTAAAGCTGCCCGTAAAAGCGCACCGGCCACCGGAGGCGTCAAGAAGCCTCACCGTTACAGGCCCGGTACCGTGGCTCTGAGAGAAATTCGCCGTTATCAGAAGTCCACTGAGCTGCTGATCCGTAAACTGCCCTTCCAACGTCTGGTGAGAGAAATCGCTCAAGATTTCAAGACTGATCTGCGTTTCCAGAGCTCCGCCGTCATGGCTCTGCAGGAGGCTAGTGAGGCTTATCTGGTGGGTCTGTTTGAGGACACAAACCTGTGCGCCATCCACGCCAAGAGGGTCACCATCATGCCCAAAGACATCCAGCTGGCCCGCCGTATCCGCGGAGAGCGCGCTTAA